One segment of Corynebacterium atrinae DNA contains the following:
- a CDS encoding heavy metal translocating P-type ATPase codes for MISTAPAADVLELDLGVTGMTCTSCSARVERKLNKLDGVEATVNFATESAAITYDPAKADPDKLIDVVRGAGYDAFELTPPEAEPTGAPTGASISISPQEAARQSEAADLKRRLIGSAVLTVPIVLLSMIPALQFTNWQWAVLTMATLVYVVGGAPFHTAALANLRHGAFTMDSLISLGTTAAYLWSLWALFFGHAGHPGMKMEMHLFPSDSTMDEIYLETAAVVITFLLLGRWFETRAKGRSSEALRALLDMGAKDATVLRDGREARIPISSLAVGDTIVVRPGEKIAADGTVTEGRSAVDESMLTGESLPVDVGPGSRVTGATINTSGRLLVEVSRVGEDSTLAQMAKLVSVAQAQKAPVQRLVDRISQVFVPVVIAVSVLTFGAHLLLGSGLAPAFTAAVAVLIIACPCALGLATPTALLVGTGRGAQLGLLIKGPEVLEQTRRVDTIVMDKTGTVTEGAMSVTSVTPATGFNSTEVVEAAAAVESASEHPIARAIAAEVAVPPQVTDFRNEPGVGVTGTVGGRQVTVGRPTEDLPADLEQAFTQAQAEGATPVVVLIDAAVAGIIAVRDTVKPSSAEAIAAMRSLGLTPMLLTGDNAGAAQAVAREVGIDPAEVIAEVMPADKVNVVSRLQQEGRNVAMVGDGVNDAAALAQADLGLAMGAGTDVAIEASDITLMNNDLRSAVDAIRLSRKTLTTIKGNLFWAFAYNVILIPVAALGFLNPMLAGIAMAFSSVFVVSNSLRLRGFNALH; via the coding sequence ATGATTAGCACCGCACCTGCCGCCGACGTCCTCGAGCTCGACCTGGGAGTCACCGGCATGACCTGCACCTCCTGCTCCGCCCGAGTCGAAAGAAAGCTCAACAAACTCGACGGAGTCGAGGCCACGGTCAATTTCGCCACGGAATCCGCGGCCATCACCTACGACCCCGCCAAGGCAGACCCTGACAAGCTCATCGACGTGGTGCGCGGCGCCGGGTACGACGCCTTCGAGCTGACTCCACCCGAGGCCGAGCCGACGGGGGCGCCGACGGGGGCGTCGATAAGCATCAGCCCCCAGGAGGCAGCCCGCCAGAGCGAGGCGGCCGACCTCAAGCGGCGGCTCATCGGATCCGCCGTCCTGACGGTGCCGATTGTCCTGCTCAGCATGATTCCCGCTCTCCAGTTCACCAACTGGCAGTGGGCGGTGCTGACGATGGCGACGCTCGTCTACGTCGTCGGCGGCGCACCCTTCCACACCGCCGCCCTGGCCAACCTGCGTCACGGCGCCTTCACTATGGATTCGCTGATTTCCCTAGGCACGACGGCGGCGTACCTGTGGAGCCTGTGGGCACTGTTCTTCGGGCACGCCGGCCACCCGGGCATGAAGATGGAAATGCATCTGTTCCCCTCGGACTCGACGATGGATGAGATCTATCTGGAGACCGCCGCGGTCGTCATCACCTTCCTCCTGCTCGGCCGCTGGTTTGAGACCCGCGCCAAGGGGCGCTCCTCCGAGGCACTGCGCGCCCTGCTCGACATGGGGGCAAAGGATGCCACCGTGCTTCGCGACGGCCGCGAGGCCCGCATCCCCATCTCCTCCCTCGCCGTCGGCGACACCATCGTCGTCCGCCCCGGGGAGAAGATCGCCGCCGATGGCACCGTCACCGAAGGCCGCTCCGCCGTCGATGAGTCCATGCTCACCGGCGAATCCCTCCCCGTCGACGTCGGACCGGGTTCGCGCGTCACCGGCGCCACGATCAACACCTCCGGGCGCCTACTCGTCGAGGTCAGCCGCGTGGGCGAAGACTCGACTCTGGCGCAGATGGCCAAGCTCGTGAGCGTTGCCCAGGCCCAGAAGGCCCCGGTGCAGCGGCTGGTGGATCGCATTTCCCAGGTCTTCGTGCCTGTCGTCATCGCGGTCTCCGTGCTCACTTTTGGGGCTCACCTGCTGCTGGGCAGCGGGCTCGCCCCCGCGTTCACCGCCGCCGTCGCCGTCCTCATCATCGCTTGCCCCTGTGCGCTCGGGCTAGCCACCCCCACGGCCCTGCTCGTGGGTACGGGTCGCGGTGCGCAGCTGGGTCTGCTCATTAAGGGCCCCGAGGTACTCGAGCAGACCCGGCGCGTGGACACCATCGTCATGGACAAGACCGGCACGGTCACCGAAGGTGCCATGTCTGTCACCTCAGTCACACCCGCCACCGGCTTCAATTCGACTGAGGTCGTGGAGGCGGCCGCCGCCGTGGAATCGGCCTCCGAGCACCCGATCGCCCGGGCTATTGCGGCCGAGGTTGCAGTACCCCCGCAGGTCACGGACTTCCGCAACGAACCTGGGGTCGGAGTGACCGGCACCGTCGGAGGCCGACAGGTGACGGTGGGACGGCCCACCGAAGACCTGCCCGCCGACCTGGAGCAGGCGTTCACGCAAGCCCAGGCCGAGGGTGCCACGCCCGTGGTCGTGCTTATCGACGCCGCCGTCGCCGGCATCATCGCCGTCCGCGACACCGTCAAGCCCAGCTCCGCCGAGGCAATCGCCGCGATGCGGTCGTTGGGATTGACCCCGATGCTGCTGACCGGCGACAACGCGGGCGCCGCCCAGGCGGTGGCCCGGGAAGTGGGCATCGATCCCGCAGAAGTTATCGCCGAGGTCATGCCAGCCGACAAGGTCAACGTCGTGTCGCGCCTGCAGCAAGAAGGCCGAAACGTCGCCATGGTGGGCGACGGCGTCAACGATGCCGCCGCCCTCGCGCAGGCGGACCTCGGCTTGGCCATGGGCGCAGGCACTGACGTCGCCATCGAGGCTTCCGACATCACCCTCATGAACAATGACCTCCGCTCGGCTGTCGACGCCATTCGGCTCTCCCGTAAGACCCTGACCACGATCAAGGGCAACCTGTTCTGGGCGTTCGCCTACAACGTGATCCTCATCCCGGTCGCGGCCCTTGGGTTCCTCAATCCGATGCTCGCGGGAATTGCCATGGCCTTTTCCTCGGTCTTCGTGGTCAGCAACTCCTTGCGCCTGAGAGGATTTAACGCCCTGCACTGA